The segment ttaatattataagaagatacacattattttaaaaccatatgagtaaaaaatatcatttaataataaaacatatatatttatatatatatatagattatactatataccataagattacataaatattttaatattaaaactttcaatgaatttttaaaaacatttataaattataaacttattaaagatttcacattgaaaattttgttatcgatgatttaaatattcagttataaaatgatatgaatgatcatagaactgtatgattataaattctcatttaataaatgactatataaaatatactattcttagaaaaataggttggtccatcttgacttacattatattttttattaaactaactatcgaattgataaataatctaccaaaattgtttttgcactttccttaattagaatctacgaaattacctaatatgattaaagtatatatgaaaattaattattatgaataataagtatttgataacaattttggtatcttagttcttttttttttaattttatattattgaaagatattaaaaaatcacattaaatatataataaaaacatttatattttttcttatatgttatatttgaatttttcaaaacgtctatatattattagaaatttgaatattccactatgaaaattttgtgatcaatagattatttttttgttataataagttacaaatgatcataaaatataacgcatatgaatttttatttaataaatattcaaactaaataatatatatatatatatataaacactaatgatttaaagcaacaagattggctgattaatttagtcgtccagttgaaatcttttgtgaaggactaaagtcaaagtaaatatggatttagtatagtagttatattttactaaccaaataccgaaaaaaccgaaccgaaccaaaaccaacccgatatccggattgaacacccgtaatccaaatgatgccaaactattgtttcattctccaaaatataataaaaataataacttaatcccgcacaaggcgcgggtcttatcctagttaggGTAGTAAATAAATGTAGTATATGGACGCAAAATGTTATTTACTGGTTTGAATGTACCATATATGGAAACAAAGAATTTTGGTAGAAACGTCTTTCCTTAAAAAGGTGGTTTAACTGAAAATTTTGGGTAAAGgggaaataaaagtaaaaactgTGAGCGGCAAATTTGCACGACCACTTGCTGAAAcctaatcccttatatattaaaagagaagcattgtaataaatgcattcacattataatagacacgtggcagcctcacaatgatttgataataaatatgctaacgcgttcacactatagtCATAAATGTtttcacactatgtactttgtgatttttttaatataaaactcacatacatagttccaataaaactcttgatttttttgttcgaataaaaatagataacgaatcaaaagccaaactatatatatcttatttttattgtttacagataaaattgagcaaaatattcataaattttgattcgatttgttatccgttttgatttgaaccaaaaaatcttgatatttgaaactttacgaaacaaatcaaatactaaaatacaatatccaaaaaagaagcaaatcactaataccaatatttttaggaacatatatctaattcgatatgttatatgcatatatatacatatatgaaaagaattatatatattatactttatatcagttttacaatataaatttattatattaggtactagaattaaaaggttatataatgttttatttttgtaataaaatgttattattaaattatttttaaaattttattttatttacgaatcaaatcggatattctttaaaattctaaaacatttcggatatcggagtcaccgaatatctaggtggctaaagatcgaattgacaagaatgcttccaaatatccagatacttgatatgtgtccacccctatttacgaatataattttattttcttttgattaaaaaatgactaatgtcaaggtctttttttttttaaataaattttaattttatctttcatgtattattctgaacaaaaatgtcatttaatattaattaacaatatctttatatatttttcaactatttttatatactttttatataaacatacatgtgcaccttgatgtgagcatcttataactaagtattcaccacagctgaagtatctaatttttttgaaagttgaaatattttttcttaatgtttctttcactaccgaccaaattgtagtgaaatgatttgtcttaataattttcttttctttttcttaaactattatctgtttaaaaactataatatgaaactattggttcgacatgacaactatctaaacttcataatatgaaaataaacatataatattaattttaggtttttatccgaaaaaaccaaaaaatcaaatgttttaaccgaataaactaaaatgaatattaatttaaaataatagttatattttagaagattaaaaacaaaaaaacgtaaaacctaaccaatatccagattaaacagatttattgtcttttttattaaaaataacgaaactaataatcacatcccgcgcaaggcgcgggttattacctagtcaTATATAATAAGAGGAGGATTCTCTTCCTCTAACTCCAAAATCTAATTCAAATTTTGCTTTAATGGGTCTGGCTTCGATTCTAAAACGTAAGTTTGATTTTGATCCTTTTCCCCCCATTCGTTTAGGCAGATTTGTGTATATTGTTAATCAAAATTCGTTAAtagcttttttttgtttccatgcatataataataaataatattgcaTGCAGGCAGAAGAAAGGCTCAGTTGGAGTCTATATCTCGTAGAGATTCAATCAGCAGTTTGCCAGATGATATTCTTGGCATAATCGGTTCTGTCTAAGAGGTGGATGAATCTGCTCCCTCTTGTAGACAGCAGCCTTGATTTTGATGACTCCATCTTTCTCTATCCCGACCACCACCGAGATTGTAACACCCCAAAACCAGcccatttaaatttttaaatgctaATGGGTCCTCTGCAGCCCAATtagaaaaccctagggttttcccCACCTCTTCCCCTATAAAAGCAAGCCTCCACTTCTTTTTCTCTCATCAGAAATCTAGAAGCGAAGCCCTGCAGAGAATCCCCGGAGACTGGAAGCCCTAGCCGTCGACTctttctctctcctcgccgcgactccttctctcctcttctctctctcggccgtgtctctctctcctcgccgtgagcagccgcgagtggtggtggtggccgcGTGGTGTCACAGATCTCAGATCCCGTTTTCTCTTACCTCCTATTCTCAGATCCAGATcaaggctaaggtgaggtgttCTATTCCAGATCTTGTTCATGATCTTGTATACTGTTGAATGAGGAATTAGGATGGTTTAGATCATGATTGATGTTAGGGTGATAGATCATACTGCATAAGAACGCTCGCGCTGATTAAGGACAGTAAACGGATTGTTGTGTTGATTGAAAGATGAATGAGTGATTGGTTGATGAACTATTCTTGATTGTGGTTGAAAGCTAGGATGCTTAGAAAGAATTAAAAGTAGGTTAATAGCAGACGCTAACCGGTTGATTAGATGAATGATAGGACATCCTTGAAATGGTTGTTTATTGAATTGAATGAgacaccgagaacgggtggcgtctagaaatgaaagaaaggaaagagtctaaagaaaaaggaaatgaagaaagaaaaggaaatgataaaaaaaagggTTGAAAATGAATGATTAGAAAGGTACCCGGGAAGGGTGGGATAAATCACCCAAGAAGGGTGGGATAAAGAACCCGGGGAAGGGTGGAAAGAAAGGAAACGCGgcggccgtagcgttcaaaaacggcGGAGATGCGGGGCCATAGCATCGGATAAAAATGGCAGGgtaagaatagaggcgccggtaagattgagtcacgccgagtcttggcgggaaggggtcgtaatacactgcaaaGGCGGTCCGAACCCGAGGAACTGGGCGGCGGGCCTACCAGGGCAGGCGACTTCACAGGAAGCAGCAAGAAAAGGGGAGGAatggtccgcttgagctgtgtGGGTCCTAAAGTCCTAGGATAATGGGAggtcttaaataataaaccgtATTCTATGATTGAGTGATGACTGAGTTCATTACAGTGCTTGATTGTGAAATGAAACTTAATAACTAGCTGATAGGTTGCATCGACTGAGTGTAGTGACTAGACGGTTCTCGTTTCGCATTGAGCCGTATAGAGGCTCATGGgggagactggtctagaatcgcCTCACTGAGTATTAGTACTCACCCCTCCTTTCCCTCTCCCTTTTTGCAGAACTATAAGTGGAAATGTCAACGGTAAGGAAGGAAATGCAACTGAAACTCATGGGACCAGAAACGGGACACACGGAGATGTCGGGAAAATAGACATGTGTGTCCTAAACCCCGCGCCCTGGAACCCCGGTTGGAAATGGGGAGGGGCGGGTGtttcaattggtatcagagccaggttaaggTCCCTTAATACTAACTTAAGGGATCAGCATTTCTCACCGTTGCCCATTTCCCTTATGGTTCTGTTCGACTGTCATAGCTAATGTTGAAGGAGAATTCGAACAGCTCAGAGTTTTCGGCCGAGATCGGGTTAACAAAAAGTCTTCGTACTGCGGTGTAGTGGAGTTTCAGAGGTTCAGAAATGGGTAACAAGGAGTTGTAAGGCAAGTATACAGAAGGATTAGTCGCCTAGCACGTCAAGTCAAAGGGGTAATGGAAAGCTGGACATTCGAGCTGGAGGGAAGCGGCTCGCGGACGACACCGCCCCGCACCGGGCCGGGGAGGCCGGGGAAGGAGAGACGGACGCAAGGCCGAGGCGTGCGCAACTTCACGGAGGGATTAAACCCTGCAAAGAAATGGACTTATGGCATTCAGATATCACAGTGAAGCTTGTtcccagtaaaaaaaaaaaaaaaaaaaaaaaaaggaaatatggGTGCGGGTCCCACCATCAGGGCGTGGGCCCGCCGACGAGGAAGAAGCAACCCGGGGCGGCCAAGGGACGGACGGACGAGTAGTGGGAGAAAACCGATTTCAGATTGTGAGGACCAAACTAAGGATCTTCTTGGGGTAAAAAGGATGATGGAGGATCATCTTGGGGTAAAAAGGATGATGGAGGATCATCTTGGGGTAAAAAGGGATGATGGAGAGTCATCTTGGAGCAGAATGCAAAATGTTAATAAGGATATGGGATCTTCATAGGGTAAAAAGGCTGACTGTAAAAAGGGTCATCTTGGGGCAAAAAGGGATGATATGAACCACACTGGGATTTTGTCTGTTAAAGCAGCTCTAGTTTGAGAATTGATTGAAAACTGCCATCTATGCATGTCTTCTATTAGGTACTGATCAGGTCTTTGATTTTACGCTGCAGGATGTCTTCACCAGTGCATCACGAGCTCGGAGAAAGACGCATGCGCTATGGACCAAAAGGGACAAGGGCTTACGCCCGCAAGCCCTACCGTGACGCTTGGGGCGATGTGGTACCTGCACTCTTCCCAGACGAGGAGGAAATGGAGTTCGCGGAGCCGCCGAACGCCCCCATTCAGGAGACGACCGTGAGTCGTCGGATTTTGATGCCCCATTTCCAGCGGGCAGCCGAGTACAGGCGATTGTACCAGGGTCAGGGTACTTTTCAGTTTGCACCTGAAGTTGACACGACGCCGCCCACAAGGGGCCGAGGGCGCCCCAGGAAGTCGGGGCCGACCAGGGCAGGTCCGGGGCCGATCAGGATGGAGGACAGTGTCAACTTTGGAGAAAGTTGAAACCGAGCCAGAAAAGGAAGACCCTTTGCCAATTTTCGATGACTATGCACATGAACCAAAGGAAGGGTCAGGTGGAGAGCAAAACTGTGGTCATCAAGAAGAACCATCTTCCATTCACAAACCGGACCGAACTCAAGGTGAGCAACGTTCTGATTATGGTTCTTTTGCATATacttttccttttaatgtttcagatttgaggacaaatctttttgaagagagagggaatgatgtgccctgGATCGTAGACCCGGGCCAGGATGGTGCACAACTCGACCCAACCAAGGTTTCCCCATCGGATGAAGCAACCATGGTCGAGCCAGAAGCTaactttggacgagctggacgaagtgacacttatttgggcgagctggtcgagctgaatcgaagtgacacttatttggacgagctggtcgagctgaatcaaagtgacacttacatatctgagctggatgagctgagtgagctaagtgacactagtttagagctgaatgagctaagtgacactgaagatggagctggtttagttgctgggcgaaatgggccTTTTTCTGTCcaaagaaaaattcataacaaattcaatttggGTCGGTTTTACACCAAATTCGACCAGGCCTTTGCTGATGGTCTCCTGCCCATTTGCATCAAGAAATATCAACAAAAGGAGTCAAAGTCGTGATCATCCAAGAGCCATTCAACAACAAACTTATTTCTAGTCAAAAGTCTTagtctttgtttatgttttctaagtttctagttttctacaaaactcttaagtctttctttgactcattgtactataaatatgtaaactctgccatgaataaaatcagtctatgtttttgagtttatttcgtttcttctctgagtgagagagagagttctttagctagttcatcggttttgaaccggcttgttgatttggtggtcagccaatcatctttgtgtgtcgtttggtggttagccaacacactacattcgttcttaggtggttagccttagatcgtgggtatatcaagagccattccgcatctcttgacgatcctttcaatccatctcagttccagaagtgacaattgccttctcggatcatatccaacacccagctaaagtgatccttcccgattttggttctatcaagaaaattttttaaaaaaataaaaaaaaaaaattttttataaaaaaaataaaaatttgtgccggaatcaaagcaaagatggctctccataaaggtggatatgatgcttgttgcttcttcatcaaagactggaccaagttcgtcctcctcatcaaagataggacctagttcatcatccaaacatatcctagtgtcaagacatggaCACTGATGTGAAaaatccagtggctcttcctcaaaaacctgtggagacaaaacaagactactcggaagctccggttgcaaaacagttagttctacaatagcttgttcattatcaagattaaactcagtttcaagagaaggaagatcacaatctttttcacaaaacatcaagctttcaattagctcttcatcagattcatcaaaaatgggtagagaatctgaaaaatcttttagttcttcaaaatggttttcagattcaccttgggctttcttactgatgaacaaggatggctcagctactggggcacgggtggatgtgctcttctttgGGCTCTTGCTGATATCCTTGAGGGCTTTCATCATTCCCTTCTCAAAATTGTCACATAtctcttggacatcaaactgaaggaATCGCCTCTTTGGATCAGCTTCACCTTGAGACGATTTGAAAGGTTCATTGCTCCTCCTGTTTGGCCTATCctgcacactaacaaactcatcaaaattattcaaagaatatataaaaGGAGTTTGAGAATTAGAATTTCGTTGAggcttctccttgttacttttcctttgcaaaccaaacatcataaacctggaaaatctcaacacaaaagttagtagataaaaacctcacactctcaagtgtttgatcctcacctacacaagtgtttctctcagatttaggtgatcacacacaagtttttactcaatgttctaagataacaaatcaaagaatcccaatgggcaaatccaagcgaacaagggaattttctcaagatagaaagataagagatttttgatttttgaaatccgttttaaccacctcaaaggctggatttctcctcagccagcaggctttctcttccaccaccaaaccCCAAATGAAAAtttcgatttctttttttttttttttttttttaatatatatagatctttctttttttctttttttttttgatatggtggatggtaatgaggggcccggatttaagaaaggtagaagaagaagtgtttataagaaaatggaagatgagaaagatgaatgaaatagacaataccggaagagtggctctgataccacttgatagaacacttgagagtgtgaggatttttatttgctaactttgttaagtgttttcaggatgtttggacttctcaagaaatcaaaaccacaacaagacgtctactttccttttaaaactgtttttgaaaaggagcaattgatttttgataagaaacagtttgcttctaatgagtttgactttgtgcagaaacaaaagaagagacaaaacaggagggatgatgagaagtgggtcagaagtcgtgatcgtcccttcaccaaagccaagagaagcaacTGTGATGTGCCTGATCAGAATGAGCTTCAGACTTATGCCAGCTTGGaaaagatgttgcataaggcgattcatgttgtccggcaactcaaaaagaagggaaacagcaacacttcttctgcaccaaaacaacaaaatttgaggacaaatctttttgaagaggaagggaatgatgtgccgcagaccacggatcattacatggaaccagctcagcatggagttcaggacgttctgaacatttcaaccgaggttcaagTTTTTCACCGTGCCATACTTGACTTGGGTCGAGCCAGACTTAGCTTGGGTGGTGAAAAAACCAAAGACGGACATGCATTCTCATCCGGCGGACCATCCGGACAGTCCCGCAAGCGTCCTTATCTTTACCCCGTGCATCCATCTGGTTCGGATGAATCTAGACATCTTGACTGGTCTTCTCCgttttccgtgccttgaccagatctagtcttctctattttccgtgccttgaccagatctagtcttctctattttctgtgccttgactagatctagtcaaatttatatttcttatgcattgttttcccacattttcttttattgtctttgactacaaaacactataaatatgtagtctctttgatgaataaaatcagttcattttggttgtttatttcgtttcttctctgagtgagagagagagagttcttagctagttcatcggtttgaaccggcttgttgatttggtggtcagccaatcatctttgtgtgtcgtttggtggttagccaacacactacattcgttcttaggtggttagccttagatcgtgggtatatcaagagccattccgcatctcttgacgatcctttcaatccatctcagttccagaagcgccatttgcttctcggttcatatccaacacccagctaaagtgatccttcccgattttggttctatcagtGGCCGCGTGGTGTCACAGATCTCAGATCCCGTTTTCTCTTACCTCCTATTCTCAGATCCAGATcaaggctaaggtgaggtgttCTATTCCAGATCTTGTTCATGATCTTGTATACTGTTGAATGAGGAATTAGGATGGTTTAGATCCTGATTGATGTTAGGGTGATAGATCATACTGCATAAGAACGCTCGCGCTGATTAAGGACAGTAAACGGATTGTTGTGTTGATTGAAAGATGAATGAGTGATTGGTTGATGAACTATTCTTGATTGTGGTTGAAAGCTAGGATGCTTAGAAAGAATTAAAAGTAGGTTAATAGCAGACGCTAACCGGTTGATTAGATGAATGATAGGACATCCTTGAAATGGTTGTTTATTGAATTGAATGAgacaccgagaacgggtggcgtctagaaatgaaagaaaggaaagagtctaaagaaaaaagaaatgaagaaagaaaaggaaatgataaaaaaaaagggttgAAAATGAATGATTAGAAAGGTACCCGGGAAGGGTGGGATAAATCACCCAAGAAGGGTGGGATAAATCACCCAAGAAGGGTGGGATAAAGAACCCGGGGAAGGGTGGAAAAAAAGGAAACGCGgcggccgtagcgttcaaaaacggcGGAGATGCGGGGCCATAGCATCGGATAAAAATGGCAGGgtaagaatagaggcgccggtaagattgagtcacgccgagtcttggcgggaaggggtcgtaatacactgcaaaGGTGGTCCGAACCCGAGGAACTGGGCGGCGGGCCTACCAGGGCAGGCGACTTCACAGGAAGCAGCAAGAAAAGGGGAGGAatggtccgcttgagctgtgtaggtcctaaAGTCCTAGGATAATGGGAggtcttaaataataaaccgtATTCTATGATTGAGTGATGACTGAGTTCATTACAGTGCTTGATTGTGAAATGAAACTTAATAACTAGCTGATAGGTTGCATCGACTGAGTGTAGTGACTAGACGGTTCTCGTTTCGCATTGAGCCGTATAGAGGCTCATGGGAgagactggtctagaatcgcCTCACTGAGTATTAGTATTCACCCCTCTTTTCCCTCTCCCTTTTTGCAGAACTATAAGTGGAAATGTCAACGGTAAGGAAGAAAATGCAACTGAAACTCATGGGACCAGAAACGGGACACACGGAGATGTCGGGAAAATAGACATGTGTGTCCTAAACCCCGCGCCCTGGAACCCCGGTTGGAAATGGGGAGGGGCGGGTGTTTCAGAGATGCCGCAAGATCAAGTGCATTCTCCGAGTTTGTGGACAAGACAGTCGATCTGTTAAGTACCTGTCCCATCAAGACTCTCTCCGTGAATGGCCGCTACGAAAAGTCTCGTGTTGACGATTGGATTCGCGTCGCGTTACAACCCAGCTTATCGGAACTACACTTGCGGTGTCCTCATCGGATAGACAAAGATAGAGCAGAGTTGTTGTTTCGGTCCAAAACATTGGTTAAGCGTACACTATCCGGTGGATGCGTTATCGAAGCCCTCCCTGATGGACACATGGACTTTACTGATCAACTTTTTATGGATGAGAAAATAAACGAAGATAGGTTTTTCCCATCGCTCAAATCGCTTTATATCGGCGATATCGTGATAGAGGAGTCCTATTACCACAAGCTCATCCTTATGTGCCCCGTTCTGGAAGAATTGTTCATACATAACGATGGCGAATCACACCCGCCGAGTTGGATTGGATTTGCGCCATGTCGTACTTTGAAGCGACTTGTGATTTATTACGTCGTTCCACCCGAGTATAAAGATGTTTACGATGATCAAGAAGTTTGCATCAGTTGTCCAGAAAACCTTTGTCTACTTTGAATTTTCTAGTTATGTCCATGATGTTTATAATGATGGTGGCGAGATGGAGTCGCTTGTCGAAGCTAGACTAGATCTTCGATTATTGGAGTCAACTACCCGTTTTGATGATTATACCGAGACAGGTGAGTATAATGATTTGCTTGTAGTGATGATATCTTTG is part of the Brassica rapa cultivar Chiifu-401-42 chromosome A09, CAAS_Brap_v3.01, whole genome shotgun sequence genome and harbors:
- the LOC117127843 gene encoding F-box/LRR-repeat protein At5g35995-like: MGRGGCFRDAARSSAFSEFVDKTVDLLSTCPIKTLSVNGRYEKSRVDDWIRVALQPSLSELHLRCPHRIDKDRAELLFRSKTLVKRTLSGGCVIEALPDGHMDFTDQLFMDEKINEDRFFPSLKSLYIGDIVIEESYYHKLILMCPVLEELFIHNDGESHPPSWIGFAPCRTLKRLVIYYVVPPEYKDVYDDQEALHFGCKLIFTFDNLVTLSLESDKDKSWQVLPRLLRKTPKLQNLVIKGLLHRVTGRCGDVCPCYHRPKRKGVIDWRTEKVSCLPYLPLKVLEISGYVRRNL